In Desulfurococcaceae archaeon MEX13E-LK6-19, the genomic window AGCTAATGAAGCAAACCAAGAAGGCAATGATGCAAATGCAGAAGAATTACGAGATGCAGATGCCGCTCATGTATACATAACGGGGGTGGTACTATGTCTTTTGACGAGCTTTTCGAGAAAGTCAGGAAAGAAATAAAGAAAATGTGGAGAGAATTTGAAGAAGCATTAAGAGAACTAGAAGAAAGGCCTATGTGGGATACCACTGGTAGACTTGAACCTCTTGTATCACGTGAGGAGCGTCATGATAGTTATGTAATCCTTGTTGACTTGCCGTATGCTGATCTAAAATCACTGTCTATCGAGTTTAGAGGTAGGAGAATAAGAGTTGAGTGCAGATTATCTCGTGGAGTAAGATTTGATAGATGGACCGTATCCAGGGAAACAGTGTTCGATAGATATTATACTGAAATAGAATTGCCTGAAGATGCTGATACAAGTAAGGCTGTTATTGAGAAAGATGAGAATAGGAAGATAGTGAGGATAAGGGTTCCTAGGAGACCTCTCTAATCAATTTTCAATTATATTTTAGTGTGGATTTCAACTATATCTCCATCCTCAACAACGTGGTCGAGACCTACACGCTCGCCAGGATATTTAGCTGAAGGACCCCATATCTTTGCATATAAGAATGTTTCAACGAATTTTTTGTGGATAGCCTTAGCTACATCAAGTATTGTCGCACCTTTCTTTAGAATAAGGGGTTTTGGTGACGGTTCACTATTCGGCTGCTTAGTATAGATTCTTATCAGCTCTAGGTTTTGGAAAAGAATCTTTCCAAGTTCCTCAAACCCCTTCTTTAATTTCGCTGATGCTATTATAACTGGTATAATCTTCTTAGTCATTTCGTATATCCTTTTTCCAGAATCAACAGCCTTCTTTAGGTCAAGATCTGCTTTATTGATTATTATAACAGCTGGTTTATACATTTTCGTCTCGAGAATAGCTTGTTCTACCATATCAAGGTCTACTTTTCCATAGATTTTGACGTGTGCATTGTATATCCTGTAGCTTTCAAGAAGTTTCCTTATGTCGTCGGGAGTACAATCAACTAGTTTCCCCATGATAGTGACTCTTATACCTGTTTTACCGCTTCTTTGCCTCTCTATAACAACCCTGCCTTCTGGCTTGTATAACAGTATACCAGACTCCTCAAGCTCTCTCGATAACTCTTTGAATTGTGTGACGGGATCATCGGCGTTATCTAGGACGAGAATTATGGCATCGGCGTTCCTTATTAACCCTATCACTCTTGTATTCCACAGCCATCTCTTTCCAGGAACAAGTGGCGGCGTATCTATTAGCTGGAAGAAAATGTCTTCATAACGATACATACCCGGCACAGGTTCTGTTGTCGAAAACGGGTAATCAGCAATTACTGTACGAGCGCCAGTAAGCATGTTGACAATACTGCTTTTACCAGAATTAGGCATCCCTGTTACAACAACTTGTGCTGCCCCTTCTTTTTCAATGAATATACGTGGCCCTCTTCCTCCTCTTCTTCGCTTCCTTTCCTCAACTTCTTCTCTAAGCTCGGCAAGCCTACGGGTTGCCCATAGTCTAAGATTTGCTGTCCCCTTATGCTTTGGTACAGCTGATAGAAATTCTTCTAAAGCACGTATCTTTTCCTCGGGAGTCTTAGCTTCCATTACTTTTAGCCATTTGGCCCTAGCTTCAGCTGGCAGATTAGTTACCATAGCCGGTCACCATTTGCTCCAGTCCAGAAGGAACGTAGTAGTTTTCCAGTACTATATTTCATTAGATTTTTCGCTTAAATAAAATCAAGAATACTCCTATTCTCCGGTTTAGTTCGTTGTTTCCGCTTCTTGACATACCAATGTGGAGTTATTCTCTCTAGAATACCCCATGTCCGTCTAAGAATAGGGGGCGGGCTATCTTGTTGTAAATAGAGTGTTTTTAACCAACTAATAGTCTTTGGGTCTGTAGGGTATCCTGAGCCAAAGTCTCCATAGATCTTCTTAAATGAATACAGGTTTACATCCCTATAGACTTTAGCGACTATGCTGGCAGCCGATACTTCGGGATAATATACATCAGCCTTTTCTACAAACATAATCTTGGCTTCAGGGAAAATACTCTCAAGCACTGGAATGAACTTCTGGTATCCCTTGACCATATCTACTGTTATGCGTTCTATACGGGTATTCTCTGGAAGTAACCGAGATATCCCACTTAGCATCTCCTTTATTTTCTTGAGAGTAAGCTCATTGAGATTATATTCATCAATCTCGTAAGGGTTCACGTATGTTGTAAGTATAATGAGGGAGTTTTCTATAATGTGTTTTAAAAGAGTGGCTCGTTCTAGAGGAGTTAGGTTTTTACTATCCTTTACTCCTATACGGACCATTTTTTCTAAATTCTCTTTACTAACAACGACACATGCAATAACCATATCTCCAAGTAAAGGACCCCTGCCTGCTTCATCTATTCCTATTACGCAAGATAAATTTTCGCCCATGTCATGAACTCCCTACTATACTCTAATACTTCCTTTAAGGACAAGTGTTTATGCTCTTTGTCTAAATAGGCCTCTATGAGCAAGTATGTGGCATTAGTTTTTCTTAATACCTTAAGTACCTCTCTATAATCTATGATACCTTGTCCTGGTATAATGTGCTCCTTCTTCTTATCGGAGACATCATGGAAATGTATTACATTAATTTTTTCAGCGCCAACAATATTTATGAGATCTTGTAGGAATGATTGAAAGTCACGGTAGTAGTCTTTGTAACTCCTTATATAGGATATGTATGCATGTGCGACATCTAATACTAAACATAGGTTTTCGTCGCTAATTACTTCTGGAAGATCCTGTATATCGCTTGTGAATAAGTTGGATAAATTCTCTATACACAAAAGTGGTAGTGTATCAAGTTTTTCGCGGAGCTTCTCCAAGATCTCCGTGACACTATTCTTAGCAGCCTTTATTGTCTCTCTTCTATTATCTGCTATTGTGAGTTTTTGCATAGTGTTTACATGGAGCACAATATATTCCAGTTTTGTTTCTATAGACAAAACAGCCTCAATGGCATTGATTACCTCGTCTACAGACGCTTTTCTTATTCTCTCCACAGGTGATGCGAGATGGATGTCTCTCCAAGGTGCATGAATAGCTATCCCAATGCCTTCACTTGTTATTTCTTTTATCATCTCTTGAAGAGAATCATTATGCTTATATGGCCAAGGATAATCTATGCTTAGCTCAACATACTTCACACCATAGTCAATGAAGAACGTGATTATTTCACGGAGCCGTTCATGGTTTCTTTCGATTGTGCCAAACCAGAGTGGCAAGCCAATTTTCGGCAATGCCATACTAGTTTTCCTCAATGGCTTTTTCTAGTTCACTTAAGCTCGTATATTTGTCTCCAAGACATACGTGCCTGTTATCGACTGCGTATGATATTATTTTAGAGCCTCCTTTAATGCCTATTAGGTAAAAATATTTTGTATCAAAAACCTCGTCATCCTTCAT contains:
- a CDS encoding Hsp20/alpha crystallin family protein, encoding MSFDELFEKVRKEIKKMWREFEEALRELEERPMWDTTGRLEPLVSREERHDSYVILVDLPYADLKSLSIEFRGRRIRVECRLSRGVRFDRWTVSRETVFDRYYTEIELPEDADTSKAVIEKDENRKIVRIRVPRRPL
- a CDS encoding TGS domain-containing protein, producing the protein MVTNLPAEARAKWLKVMEAKTPEEKIRALEEFLSAVPKHKGTANLRLWATRRLAELREEVEERKRRRGGRGPRIFIEKEGAAQVVVTGMPNSGKSSIVNMLTGARTVIADYPFSTTEPVPGMYRYEDIFFQLIDTPPLVPGKRWLWNTRVIGLIRNADAIILVLDNADDPVTQFKELSRELEESGILLYKPEGRVVIERQRSGKTGIRVTIMGKLVDCTPDDIRKLLESYRIYNAHVKIYGKVDLDMVEQAILETKMYKPAVIIINKADLDLKKAVDSGKRIYEMTKKIIPVIIASAKLKKGFEELGKILFQNLELIRIYTKQPNSEPSPKPLILKKGATILDVAKAIHKKFVETFLYAKIWGPSAKYPGERVGLDHVVEDGDIVEIHTKI
- the rnhB gene encoding ribonuclease HII: MGENLSCVIGIDEAGRGPLLGDMVIACVVVSKENLEKMVRIGVKDSKNLTPLERATLLKHIIENSLIILTTYVNPYEIDEYNLNELTLKKIKEMLSGISRLLPENTRIERITVDMVKGYQKFIPVLESIFPEAKIMFVEKADVYYPEVSAASIVAKVYRDVNLYSFKKIYGDFGSGYPTDPKTISWLKTLYLQQDSPPPILRRTWGILERITPHWYVKKRKQRTKPENRSILDFI
- a CDS encoding sugar phosphate isomerase/epimerase, with the protein product MALPKIGLPLWFGTIERNHERLREIITFFIDYGVKYVELSIDYPWPYKHNDSLQEMIKEITSEGIGIAIHAPWRDIHLASPVERIRKASVDEVINAIEAVLSIETKLEYIVLHVNTMQKLTIADNRRETIKAAKNSVTEILEKLREKLDTLPLLCIENLSNLFTSDIQDLPEVISDENLCLVLDVAHAYISYIRSYKDYYRDFQSFLQDLINIVGAEKINVIHFHDVSDKKKEHIIPGQGIIDYREVLKVLRKTNATYLLIEAYLDKEHKHLSLKEVLEYSREFMTWAKIYLA